One window from the genome of Amycolatopsis sp. NBC_01480 encodes:
- a CDS encoding plasmid pRiA4b ORF-3 family protein, which yields MSSRTAALPVEPAPQQLALAARSCSILTAASTLAEWVGTGRPVTTRGVLKPAAAVEACDLLGIELSSRKPRSALDISSLMVAWTAAGIAGFIEVDRARAAARPPLRSWLGGTPEEVLVIWARCAAEFLGLAGEGGETDLDALVVLAFLHQHEDAVSLDELDEAVLQYLDGGAPDCSCPDCTSLPADLAGMEAVENIVAVLNEFGMVVLREDTAELTPLARWFTDVMFRQSAPSADVDAGALVNVLSGLPDTVASLMCRPWLAARAPVAAARELLAFGQAASGPLRLTAFSLARECGPDAAPAWQELATLKGAGAYARVWLAEQENAEPAEADLTWIFVDTVSSMLDAMPDGLPPDLVSALLQAQGDAELAEVLPLLGDCDHPGAARLVTLLTAHLANPFPGLGVPGLGMAPLSRPVLPERPERADARFRIKVQLRGVTKPPVWRRMEVPAALSLDRLHGVIQAAMGWGDSHMHAFSDGQYEYGLPDPELGHHDEREVYLSQLLGGAGDRIQYAYDFGDGWEHDIVLERILPADPGVTGALCTGGKGACPPEDCGGIWGYEQLKDTLADPAAEEHDTLLDWLGLKSGADFDAGEFSVEEVNQRLAHGASARR from the coding sequence ATGTCCTCTCGTACCGCAGCGCTTCCGGTGGAACCTGCGCCGCAACAGCTCGCGTTGGCAGCCCGGAGCTGCTCGATCCTCACGGCGGCGAGCACCTTGGCCGAATGGGTCGGGACCGGCCGCCCGGTCACCACGCGCGGAGTGCTCAAGCCCGCCGCCGCCGTCGAAGCCTGTGATCTGCTGGGCATCGAACTGTCCTCACGCAAGCCCCGCAGTGCGCTGGACATCAGCTCGCTGATGGTCGCGTGGACAGCGGCGGGCATTGCCGGGTTCATCGAGGTGGACCGGGCCCGGGCGGCGGCAAGGCCGCCGCTTCGGTCCTGGCTGGGCGGGACACCGGAGGAGGTACTGGTCATCTGGGCCCGGTGCGCGGCGGAGTTCCTCGGCCTGGCCGGTGAAGGCGGCGAGACCGACTTGGACGCTCTGGTCGTACTGGCATTCCTGCACCAGCACGAGGACGCGGTCTCGCTGGATGAGCTGGACGAGGCCGTTCTCCAGTACCTCGACGGCGGTGCACCGGACTGTTCTTGCCCGGACTGCACGTCGCTGCCCGCTGACCTGGCCGGGATGGAGGCGGTCGAGAACATAGTGGCGGTCCTGAACGAGTTCGGGATGGTCGTCCTGCGGGAGGACACCGCCGAGCTGACCCCGCTGGCCCGCTGGTTCACCGACGTCATGTTCCGCCAGAGTGCCCCGTCCGCCGATGTCGATGCGGGCGCGCTGGTCAATGTGTTGAGCGGGCTTCCGGACACGGTCGCCTCGCTGATGTGCCGTCCGTGGCTGGCCGCCCGTGCTCCGGTCGCAGCTGCCCGCGAGCTGCTCGCCTTCGGGCAAGCCGCCTCCGGGCCGCTGCGTCTCACCGCGTTCAGCCTGGCGCGCGAATGCGGCCCTGATGCGGCACCCGCGTGGCAGGAACTGGCGACGCTGAAGGGGGCCGGCGCCTACGCCAGGGTCTGGCTGGCCGAGCAGGAGAACGCCGAGCCTGCCGAGGCCGACCTGACGTGGATCTTCGTGGACACGGTGTCCAGCATGCTGGACGCGATGCCCGACGGCCTGCCCCCGGACCTGGTTTCCGCTCTGCTGCAGGCTCAAGGCGATGCCGAGCTTGCCGAGGTCTTGCCGCTGCTCGGCGACTGCGATCATCCGGGCGCCGCTCGGCTGGTCACCCTCCTGACCGCCCACCTGGCGAACCCGTTTCCCGGGCTGGGCGTTCCCGGGCTGGGTATGGCTCCCCTCAGCCGCCCGGTTCTGCCCGAGCGCCCCGAACGTGCCGATGCCCGCTTCCGGATCAAGGTCCAGCTGCGGGGCGTGACGAAACCGCCGGTATGGCGGCGCATGGAGGTGCCGGCCGCACTGAGCCTCGACCGGCTTCACGGGGTGATCCAGGCCGCCATGGGCTGGGGCGACAGCCACATGCACGCGTTCTCCGACGGGCAGTACGAATACGGGCTCCCCGACCCCGAACTGGGCCATCACGACGAACGGGAGGTGTATTTGTCCCAGCTGCTCGGCGGCGCCGGCGACCGGATCCAGTACGCCTACGATTTCGGTGACGGCTGGGAACACGACATCGTCCTGGAGCGGATCCTGCCGGCCGATCCTGGGGTGACCGGAGCGTTGTGCACGGGCGGCAAAGGGGCCTGCCCTCCTGAGGACTGCGGCGGCATCTGGGGTTACGAGCAGCTGAAGGACACACTGGCCGACCCCGCAGCCGAGGAGCACGACACCTTGCTCGACTGGCTGGGCCTGAAGTCGGGTGCCGATTTCGACGCCGGCGAGTTCTCGGTGGAGGAAGTCAATCAGCGGCTCGCCCACGGCGCCTCGGCGCGTCGCTGA
- a CDS encoding helix-turn-helix domain-containing protein, whose amino-acid sequence MSPNKKEDLPAVGQVQFLTVAEVATLMRVSKMTVYRLVHSGELPAVRVGKSFRVPEKAVHEYLQGAYFDVG is encoded by the coding sequence ATGTCGCCGAACAAGAAGGAGGATTTGCCCGCCGTAGGGCAGGTCCAGTTTTTGACCGTCGCCGAAGTGGCCACGCTGATGCGGGTCTCGAAGATGACCGTCTACCGCTTGGTGCACTCGGGTGAGCTGCCCGCCGTACGCGTCGGGAAATCGTTCCGGGTGCCCGAGAAGGCAGTGCACGAGTATCTGCAGGGTGCCTACTTCGACGTGGGCTGA
- a CDS encoding 30S ribosomal protein bS22: protein MGSVIKKRRKRMSKKKHRKLLRRTRVQRRKAGK, encoded by the coding sequence ATGGGCTCTGTGATCAAGAAGCGCCGTAAGCGCATGTCCAAGAAGAAGCACCGCAAGCTTCTGCGCCGCACGCGAGTGCAGCGCCGTAAGGCCGGTAAGTGA
- a CDS encoding NAD-dependent epimerase/dehydratase family protein, giving the protein MPSNIVLVTGVAGDLGGKLLARLGNNPGFERVIGVDTAPPAKSVLQRMGNAEFVRADIRNPLIAKVISTAEVDTVVHTSCTAHPAGPSRRAAVKEVNVIGTMRLLAACQRSPLVRKLVVKSSAAVYGAGARSQAVFSEDSELIPASSSGYAKDAVEMEGYVRGLARRRPDITVTLCRFANIIGPEVDTVLSRYFALPVIPTVFGYDARLQLLHASDALSVLELSTLEDHPGVFNVASEGVLTLSQAIRRAGRVGLPMPSAVVPSVGKVLRGARVVDFSADQVRLLNFGRVVDTTKLKQEFGFTPRWTTREAFDDYVAGRGLRPVLDGGRLAGLAGKVLVAAATGQASR; this is encoded by the coding sequence ATGCCGTCGAACATCGTGCTCGTCACCGGGGTCGCCGGCGACCTGGGCGGAAAGCTGCTCGCCCGGCTCGGCAACAACCCCGGGTTCGAGCGGGTGATCGGCGTCGACACCGCCCCGCCGGCCAAATCGGTGCTGCAGCGCATGGGCAACGCCGAGTTCGTCCGCGCCGACATCCGGAACCCGCTGATCGCCAAGGTGATCAGCACCGCCGAGGTGGACACGGTGGTGCACACCTCGTGCACCGCGCACCCGGCCGGGCCGAGCCGGCGCGCGGCGGTCAAGGAAGTCAACGTCATCGGCACCATGCGGCTGCTGGCCGCGTGCCAGCGCTCGCCGCTGGTGCGCAAGCTCGTGGTCAAGTCCAGCGCGGCCGTGTACGGCGCGGGTGCGCGCTCGCAGGCCGTCTTCAGCGAGGACTCGGAGCTGATCCCGGCGTCGTCCAGCGGTTACGCCAAGGACGCCGTGGAGATGGAGGGTTACGTGCGCGGCCTGGCCCGGCGCCGTCCCGACATCACGGTCACGCTCTGCCGGTTCGCCAACATCATCGGCCCCGAGGTGGACACCGTGCTCTCGCGCTACTTCGCGCTGCCGGTGATCCCCACCGTCTTCGGCTACGACGCGCGGCTGCAGCTGCTGCACGCGTCGGACGCGCTGTCGGTGCTGGAGCTCTCGACGCTGGAGGACCATCCCGGCGTGTTCAACGTGGCGTCGGAGGGGGTGCTCACGCTCTCGCAGGCGATCCGCCGGGCGGGCCGGGTCGGGCTGCCCATGCCGAGCGCCGTGGTGCCGTCGGTGGGCAAGGTGCTGCGCGGGGCCCGCGTGGTCGACTTCTCCGCCGACCAGGTCCGGCTGCTGAACTTCGGCCGGGTGGTGGACACCACGAAACTCAAGCAGGAGTTCGGTTTCACGCCGCGCTGGACCACGCGTGAGGCGTTCGACGACTATGTCGCGGGCCGCGGCCTGCGCCCGGTGCTCGACGGCGGCCGGCTCGCCGGGCTGGCGGGCAAGGTGCTCGTGGCCGCCGCGACCGGGCAGGCGAGCCGATGA
- a CDS encoding lysophospholipid acyltransferase family protein, with product MSRARAESEAHTVNGAQAQVIPLHGPGREKPVADEPEAAPSAAEPRADAPVVAFPSAPSPAAAAEEPLPEALLTALDFLRHRLTGDYSVDEFGFDAELTDTLVLPPLRALYEKWFRVDTHGVENLPKTGGALLVSNHSGTLPLDALMTAVAVHDETGGRHLRGLGADLVFKLPLVGSFARKAGQTLACNADAERLLTGGELVGVWPEGFKGVGKPFSARYKLQRFGRGGFVSAAMRAGVPIIPVSVVGAEETYPKLGDIRLLARLFGLPYFPVTPFFPLLGPLGAVPLPTKWSIEFGEPIRTDEYGPDAVDDPMLVFTVTDQVRESIQQTLYRRLSQRKSVFRG from the coding sequence ATGAGCCGCGCGAGGGCCGAGAGTGAGGCGCACACCGTGAACGGTGCCCAGGCACAGGTGATCCCCCTGCACGGTCCCGGCCGGGAGAAGCCCGTGGCCGACGAGCCCGAGGCCGCCCCGTCGGCGGCCGAGCCGCGCGCGGACGCGCCCGTGGTGGCGTTCCCCTCGGCGCCTTCGCCCGCTGCCGCGGCCGAGGAGCCGTTGCCCGAAGCCCTGCTGACGGCGCTGGACTTCCTGCGCCACCGGCTGACCGGCGACTACTCCGTGGACGAGTTCGGCTTCGACGCGGAGCTGACCGACACCCTGGTGCTGCCGCCGTTGCGCGCGCTGTACGAGAAGTGGTTCCGGGTGGACACGCACGGCGTCGAGAACCTGCCGAAGACCGGCGGCGCGCTGCTGGTGTCCAACCACTCCGGCACGCTGCCGCTCGACGCGCTGATGACCGCCGTCGCGGTGCACGACGAGACCGGCGGGCGGCACCTGCGCGGCCTCGGTGCCGACCTGGTGTTCAAGCTGCCGCTGGTGGGCTCGTTCGCGCGCAAGGCGGGCCAGACGCTGGCCTGCAACGCCGACGCCGAGCGCCTGCTGACCGGCGGCGAGCTGGTGGGCGTCTGGCCGGAGGGCTTCAAGGGCGTCGGCAAGCCGTTCTCCGCGCGCTACAAGCTGCAGCGCTTCGGTCGCGGCGGCTTCGTGTCCGCGGCGATGCGCGCCGGCGTGCCGATCATCCCGGTGTCGGTCGTCGGCGCCGAGGAGACGTACCCGAAGCTGGGCGACATCCGGCTGCTCGCGCGCCTGTTCGGACTGCCGTACTTCCCGGTCACGCCGTTCTTCCCGCTGCTGGGCCCGCTCGGCGCCGTCCCACTGCCCACGAAGTGGAGCATCGAGTTCGGCGAGCCCATCCGCACCGACGAGTACGGCCCGGACGCCGTCGACGACCCGATGCTCGTTTTCACCGTCACGGACCAGGTGCGGGAGTCGATCCAGCAGACGCTGTACCGGCGGCTTTCGCAGCGCAAGAGCGTGTTCCGGGGCTGA
- a CDS encoding HAD family hydrolase, which produces MSAWRGKDKSQELERLATIAGEASAEAATATANAVPPVPPAPPDLTAAAFFDVDNTMMMGASIFYFARGLAARKFFTSSDLAGFVWQQVKFRLGGRENKEDIKSHRERALSFVAGRTVEELTTISEEIYDELMADKIWSGTRALAQMHMDAGQRVWLVTATPIELAAIISRRLGLTGALGTVAESKDGVYTGRLVGDMLHGRAKAHAVRALASREGLNLKRCTAYSDSQNDVPMLSVVGTAVAVNPDSGLRDVARARGWEIRDFRTGRKAAKIGVPSVLGAGALAGAVAAGMAYRRR; this is translated from the coding sequence GTGTCAGCTTGGCGTGGCAAGGATAAGAGTCAGGAGCTCGAACGGCTCGCCACGATCGCGGGCGAGGCGTCGGCCGAGGCTGCCACCGCGACGGCCAACGCGGTGCCGCCGGTGCCGCCCGCCCCGCCGGACCTCACCGCGGCCGCGTTCTTCGACGTGGACAACACGATGATGATGGGCGCCTCGATCTTCTACTTCGCGCGCGGCCTCGCCGCCCGCAAGTTCTTCACCTCCTCCGATCTGGCCGGTTTCGTCTGGCAGCAGGTGAAATTCCGGCTCGGCGGGCGGGAGAACAAGGAGGACATCAAGTCCCACCGCGAGCGCGCACTGTCCTTTGTGGCCGGTCGCACGGTGGAGGAGCTGACCACCATCAGCGAGGAGATCTACGACGAGCTGATGGCGGACAAGATCTGGTCCGGCACCCGCGCGCTGGCCCAGATGCACATGGACGCCGGCCAGCGCGTCTGGCTCGTCACCGCCACTCCGATCGAGCTGGCGGCGATCATCTCCCGCCGCCTCGGCCTGACCGGCGCGCTCGGCACCGTCGCGGAGTCCAAGGACGGCGTCTACACCGGCCGCCTGGTGGGCGACATGCTGCACGGCCGCGCGAAGGCCCACGCCGTGCGCGCGCTCGCCTCCCGCGAGGGCCTGAACCTCAAGCGCTGCACGGCCTACTCCGACTCCCAGAACGACGTCCCGATGCTCTCGGTCGTCGGCACCGCCGTGGCGGTCAACCCGGACAGCGGCCTGCGCGACGTCGCCCGCGCCCGCGGCTGGGAGATCCGCGACTTCCGCACCGGGCGCAAGGCCGCGAAGATCGGCGTCCCGTCCGTGCTGGGCGCGGGCGCGCTGGCCGGCGCGGTGGCCGCGGGAATGGCTTACCGGCGGCGCTGA
- a CDS encoding DUF5667 domain-containing protein, which yields MPGRFSRERVEVERFDRALDPSPAQRDGEFAAELAVVAALRELGPAGGPDPATRERIRAEIEGRLGEPVIRRRWRPRMADLAAASIALVLGLVGLTLLLSKNAVPGETLYDVKRAGEATSLAFTFGDEAKAQKHLEFAADRVSELARMTDASPSAYRTALDDFGTDVRAGVTQLTALATSGGDHGQLADLKTWARDQSSLLAAEQSHVPAAAAPDLSGARGLLTRIQERTTALVSRLNCYEITTGSSDELGLLPAKGACTQQQPSRIGATPAPEPSSPPPSSSETVPPSTDTSTPGTPDLAVPTAPTPTPTGGAAPPPVFAPPIPTPSAPRLPTPTSPPPVLVSIPPLLPGLPPIVIG from the coding sequence GTGCCCGGGCGATTTTCGCGGGAACGGGTGGAGGTCGAGCGGTTCGACCGCGCGCTCGATCCGTCGCCGGCGCAGCGTGACGGTGAGTTCGCGGCCGAGCTGGCGGTGGTCGCCGCGCTGCGCGAGCTGGGCCCGGCCGGCGGGCCCGACCCGGCCACGCGCGAGCGCATCCGCGCGGAGATCGAAGGCCGGCTCGGCGAACCCGTCATCCGCCGGCGCTGGCGACCGCGGATGGCCGACCTGGCCGCCGCGAGCATCGCGCTGGTGCTGGGCCTCGTCGGCCTGACGCTGCTGCTGTCGAAGAACGCGGTCCCGGGCGAAACGCTGTACGACGTCAAGCGGGCCGGAGAAGCGACGTCACTCGCCTTCACCTTCGGCGACGAGGCCAAGGCCCAGAAACACCTGGAATTCGCGGCCGACCGGGTATCCGAGCTGGCCCGGATGACCGACGCCTCCCCGTCGGCCTACCGCACCGCACTGGACGACTTCGGCACCGACGTCCGCGCCGGCGTCACCCAGCTCACCGCCCTCGCCACGAGCGGCGGCGACCACGGTCAGCTCGCGGACCTGAAGACGTGGGCGCGCGACCAGTCGAGCCTGCTGGCCGCCGAACAGTCCCACGTCCCGGCCGCCGCGGCCCCCGACCTGAGCGGCGCCCGCGGCCTGCTCACCCGCATCCAGGAACGCACGACGGCGCTCGTCTCGCGGCTCAACTGCTACGAGATCACCACGGGCAGCTCCGACGAGCTGGGCCTGCTGCCTGCCAAGGGCGCTTGCACTCAGCAACAGCCTTCGCGGATCGGCGCCACCCCGGCCCCCGAGCCTTCCTCGCCCCCGCCGTCGTCCTCGGAGACGGTGCCGCCGAGCACTGACACCTCGACACCTGGCACCCCGGACCTGGCCGTCCCAACCGCGCCGACGCCGACGCCTACTGGTGGCGCGGCGCCGCCGCCGGTGTTCGCCCCGCCGATTCCGACGCCGTCCGCACCCCGCCTGCCGACGCCCACCTCGCCGCCGCCGGTGCTGGTGTCGATCCCGCCATTGCTGCCGGGCCTTCCCCCGATCGTGATCGGCTGA
- a CDS encoding sigma-70 family RNA polymerase sigma factor, producing MTLPTTAPRGPAVMFTERVFGRPPAVPLTRPAAGPDPAEVAKAEAWELVRAAQEGDSSAFGSLYDRYVDVVYRYALFRLGDRDLAEDVTSETFLRALRRITSVSYQGRDVGAWFVTIARNLILDHVKSSRFRLEVVTGEVTEPGAAAGASVGPAAQAGPEQQAIAGATRTELLRCVAELGEDQRECIVLRFLQGLSVAETAKVMQRNEGAIKALQHRAVRRLAQLLPSGLR from the coding sequence ATGACGTTGCCGACCACCGCCCCGCGCGGGCCCGCCGTGATGTTCACCGAACGGGTGTTCGGCCGCCCGCCCGCGGTCCCGCTGACCCGCCCGGCCGCCGGGCCGGACCCTGCCGAGGTGGCCAAGGCCGAGGCCTGGGAGCTGGTCCGCGCCGCCCAGGAGGGCGACTCGTCCGCGTTCGGCAGCCTCTACGACCGGTACGTCGACGTCGTCTACCGCTACGCGCTGTTCCGCCTCGGCGACCGCGACCTGGCCGAGGACGTCACCAGCGAGACCTTCCTGCGCGCGCTGCGGCGGATCACCTCGGTCAGCTACCAGGGCCGTGACGTCGGCGCCTGGTTCGTCACGATCGCCCGCAACCTGATCCTCGACCACGTGAAGTCCAGCCGGTTCCGGCTCGAGGTGGTGACCGGCGAGGTGACCGAGCCGGGCGCGGCGGCGGGCGCGAGCGTCGGCCCCGCGGCCCAGGCCGGCCCGGAACAGCAGGCCATCGCGGGCGCCACGCGCACCGAGCTGCTGCGCTGCGTCGCCGAGCTGGGCGAGGACCAGCGCGAGTGCATCGTGCTGCGGTTCCTGCAGGGGCTGTCGGTGGCGGAGACGGCCAAGGTGATGCAGCGCAACGAGGGCGCGATCAAGGCCCTGCAGCACCGCGCGGTGCGCCGTCTGGCCCAACTTCTGCCATCCGGGTTGCGCTGA
- a CDS encoding AMP-binding protein gives MTNQSGVAQLLTLAAERWAGETAVVETGTGATFTWQQLDETAHAQARRLVEAGVEPGDRVAVRLPTSADFAVALYAVLRAGAIVVPVSPQAPEPELRQLLEHCGARFVVQRDAEADLPDGVTGLTPHGDAPGDPVGRERAGEDLAVVSYTSGTTGPPRGVMLSHRALLANLEQLAQVEGVLGHGDRVLVTIPLFHVYGLGPGLLQATSVGATLVLSERFEPQRTLDDCAAHRVTTIAGVPTMYTEFAALGPDELKRGLATVRQMTSGAAPLHPRVLTAIREATELDVYEGYGLTECAPVVTSTLVTGYPKPGSVGRPLPGVELRLVDSDGTAADIPLDPDDAADVFEVTGETGLVSVRGANLFSGYWPDGHHGPDEEGWFRTGDVGYLDSDGDLHLVDRANDLIIVNGFNVFPHEVEEVVSLLPEVAEVAVVGVVDERSGEAVKAVVVPESGASLSEQQVVDQCVAHLAGYKVPHSVEFAETLPHSATGKLRRLKLR, from the coding sequence GTGACCAACCAGAGCGGGGTCGCGCAGCTGCTCACACTGGCCGCTGAGCGCTGGGCCGGCGAGACCGCCGTCGTCGAGACGGGGACTGGCGCCACGTTCACCTGGCAGCAGCTCGACGAGACGGCGCACGCGCAGGCCCGGCGGCTGGTCGAGGCCGGGGTCGAGCCGGGCGACCGGGTCGCGGTGCGGCTGCCGACGTCGGCGGATTTCGCGGTGGCCCTCTACGCGGTGCTGCGGGCGGGCGCGATCGTCGTGCCGGTCTCGCCGCAGGCGCCCGAGCCGGAGCTGCGGCAATTGCTGGAGCACTGCGGCGCGCGGTTCGTCGTCCAGCGTGACGCCGAGGCCGATCTGCCCGACGGAGTGACCGGTCTCACGCCGCACGGCGACGCTCCGGGCGACCCGGTCGGCCGCGAGCGCGCGGGGGAGGACCTCGCCGTCGTCTCCTACACCTCGGGGACCACCGGGCCGCCGCGCGGCGTGATGCTTTCGCACCGCGCGCTGCTGGCCAACCTGGAGCAGCTCGCGCAGGTCGAGGGCGTGCTCGGACACGGCGACCGGGTGCTGGTGACCATCCCGCTCTTCCACGTTTACGGCCTCGGCCCCGGCCTGCTGCAGGCGACCTCCGTCGGCGCCACGCTGGTGCTGTCCGAGCGCTTCGAGCCGCAGCGGACGCTGGACGACTGCGCCGCGCACCGCGTGACGACCATCGCCGGCGTGCCCACGATGTACACCGAATTCGCCGCGCTCGGCCCGGACGAGCTCAAGCGCGGGCTCGCCACCGTGCGGCAGATGACGTCCGGCGCCGCGCCGCTGCACCCGCGGGTGCTGACCGCGATCCGCGAGGCGACCGAGCTCGACGTCTACGAGGGTTACGGCCTCACCGAGTGCGCGCCGGTGGTCACCTCGACGCTGGTCACGGGCTACCCGAAGCCCGGCTCGGTCGGCCGCCCGCTGCCCGGCGTCGAGCTGCGGCTGGTCGACAGCGACGGCACGGCCGCCGACATCCCGCTCGACCCGGACGACGCCGCCGACGTGTTCGAGGTGACCGGCGAGACCGGGCTGGTCTCGGTCCGCGGCGCGAACCTGTTCTCCGGCTACTGGCCCGACGGCCACCATGGCCCGGACGAGGAGGGCTGGTTCCGCACCGGCGACGTCGGCTACCTCGACTCCGACGGCGACCTGCACCTGGTCGACCGCGCCAACGACCTGATCATCGTCAACGGCTTCAACGTCTTCCCGCACGAGGTCGAGGAGGTCGTCTCGCTGCTACCCGAGGTGGCGGAGGTCGCCGTGGTCGGCGTCGTCGACGAGCGCAGCGGCGAAGCGGTGAAGGCCGTGGTGGTGCCGGAGTCGGGGGCGTCGCTGTCCGAGCAGCAGGTGGTGGACCAGTGCGTGGCGCACCTGGCCGGGTACAAGGTGCCGCACTCGGTGGAATTCGCCGAGACGCTGCCGCATTCGGCCACCGGGAAGCTGCGGCGGCTCAAGCTCCGCTGA
- a CDS encoding glutaredoxin family protein, with amino-acid sequence MTRAGCHLCEVAEADVERICGELGVAWETADVDSDPEWRAEYGDQVPVILVDGAEHGYWRVEEERLRKVLA; translated from the coding sequence ATGACCCGCGCCGGCTGCCACCTGTGCGAGGTGGCGGAGGCGGACGTCGAGCGCATCTGCGGCGAGCTGGGCGTGGCGTGGGAGACCGCGGACGTCGACAGCGACCCGGAGTGGCGCGCCGAGTACGGCGACCAGGTGCCGGTGATCCTGGTCGACGGCGCCGAGCACGGCTATTGGCGCGTCGAGGAGGAGCGGTTGCGCAAGGTGCTGGCTTGA
- a CDS encoding molybdopterin-dependent oxidoreductase has protein sequence MSALKEIPVQVKPPEPRRLSLPVATLIGLAALVTALGVGHLIAAFVGYNASPFVAVADFVIAHSPHPVVVWAEQTLGTADKTVLKIGLAVVLVLFAVLAGQLSRRKPLAGQVLVGLLGIAGVAAVYERTDVGQLALLAPVVALVASLLVFGWLHRYALPPAFDESRAPQGPTRRQVLVRGAGVAAGAGVAAIAGQAISSSGDAEASRAAVGPLIPSRKAPPLPADADFQKLGSPPFITPNADFYRIDTAFVVPQVRTEDWSLKIHGLVDREVTFSYADIRSRPLVEREVTLTCVSNEVGGNLISTAKFIGVDLVDLLDQAGVRQSAEQMYATSVDGFTCSTPANVALDPKRGAMLAIGMNGEPLPVEHGFPARVVIPGLYGYVSATKWVTDLEFAKWDARQSYWLERGWAEQAPIKTESRIDSPSGFASVTAGKVRVAGTAWAQHVGIAKVEVRVDQGPWQQAILSAEVNKDTWRMWWAEVEVPSGTHSVTVRATDQSGYTQTDQIADPVPNGASGWHSVSLNAH, from the coding sequence GTGAGCGCGTTGAAGGAAATCCCGGTCCAGGTGAAGCCACCCGAGCCTCGGCGGCTGTCGCTGCCGGTGGCCACGTTGATCGGATTGGCCGCCCTCGTCACGGCGTTGGGCGTCGGGCATCTGATCGCCGCCTTCGTCGGCTACAACGCCTCGCCGTTCGTGGCGGTCGCGGACTTCGTCATCGCGCACAGCCCGCATCCCGTGGTGGTGTGGGCGGAGCAGACGCTGGGGACGGCGGACAAGACCGTCCTGAAGATCGGCCTGGCCGTGGTGCTGGTGCTGTTCGCGGTGCTCGCGGGCCAGCTGTCACGGCGCAAGCCGCTGGCCGGGCAGGTGCTCGTCGGGCTGCTCGGCATCGCCGGGGTCGCCGCGGTCTACGAGCGCACGGACGTCGGGCAGCTCGCCCTGCTGGCCCCGGTCGTCGCGCTGGTGGCTTCGCTGCTGGTGTTCGGCTGGCTGCACCGGTACGCGCTGCCGCCGGCGTTCGACGAGTCGCGCGCGCCGCAAGGGCCGACGCGCCGGCAGGTGCTGGTTCGCGGCGCCGGGGTCGCTGCGGGCGCGGGGGTCGCCGCCATCGCCGGGCAGGCCATCTCGAGTTCGGGCGACGCCGAGGCTTCACGAGCCGCTGTCGGCCCCCTGATCCCTTCGCGCAAGGCCCCGCCGCTGCCGGCGGACGCGGACTTCCAGAAGCTCGGCTCACCGCCGTTCATCACGCCGAACGCGGACTTCTACCGGATCGACACGGCGTTCGTGGTGCCGCAGGTGCGCACCGAGGACTGGAGCCTGAAGATCCACGGGCTGGTCGACCGCGAGGTCACGTTCTCCTACGCCGACATCCGCTCGCGCCCGCTGGTGGAGCGCGAGGTCACCCTGACCTGCGTGTCCAACGAGGTGGGCGGGAACCTGATCTCGACGGCCAAGTTCATCGGCGTCGACCTGGTCGACCTGCTCGACCAGGCGGGCGTGCGCCAGAGCGCGGAGCAGATGTACGCGACCAGCGTGGACGGCTTCACCTGCAGCACCCCGGCGAACGTCGCCCTCGACCCGAAGCGCGGCGCCATGCTGGCCATCGGCATGAACGGCGAGCCGCTGCCGGTCGAGCACGGTTTCCCGGCTCGCGTGGTCATCCCCGGCCTGTACGGCTACGTCTCCGCCACGAAATGGGTCACCGACCTGGAGTTCGCGAAGTGGGACGCGCGCCAGTCGTACTGGCTGGAGCGCGGCTGGGCCGAGCAGGCGCCGATCAAGACGGAGTCACGGATCGACTCGCCCAGCGGCTTCGCCTCGGTGACCGCGGGAAAGGTCCGGGTCGCGGGCACGGCGTGGGCGCAGCACGTCGGCATCGCCAAGGTCGAAGTACGCGTGGACCAGGGCCCGTGGCAGCAGGCGATCCTGTCCGCCGAGGTGAACAAGGACACCTGGCGGATGTGGTGGGCCGAGGTGGAAGTGCCCTCGGGCACGCACTCGGTGACCGTCCGCGCCACGGACCAGTCGGGTTACACGCAGACCGACCAGATCGCCGACCCGGTGCCGAACGGCGCGTCCGGCTGGCACTCGGTCTCGCTCAACGCCCACTGA